Proteins from a single region of Peromyscus eremicus chromosome 9, PerEre_H2_v1, whole genome shotgun sequence:
- the Cideb gene encoding lipid transferase CIDEB, which produces MEYLSALNPNGLLRSVSTVGSELGRRVWHSAPPPQRPFRVCDHKRTVRKGLTAATRQELLEKVLETLLLSGVLTLVLEEDGTAVESEDFFQMLEDDTCLMVLERGQSWSPRSGMLSYGLGREKPKHSKDIARITFDVYKQNPRDLFGSLNVKATFYGLYSMSCDFQGIGPKKVLRELLRWTSSLLQGLGHMLLGISSTLRHVVEGAERWQWHKQSHLHS; this is translated from the exons ATGGAGTACCTTTCAGCCTTGAACCCCAATGGACTGCTGAG GTCAGTATCCACTGTGGGCTCTGAACTTGGCCGTAGGGTCTGGCACTCAGCTCCACCACCTCAGCGACCCTTCCGTGTCTGTGATCACAAGCGGACAGTCCGGAAAGGACTGACAGCTGCCACCCGCCAGGAGCTACTAGAAAAG GTACTGGAGACCCTGCTGTTAAGTGGAGTGCTAACGCTGGTACTGGAGGAGGATGGGACCGCCGTGGAGAGTGAGGACTTCTTCCAGATGCTCGAGGATGACACATGTCTGATGGTGCTAGAGCGAGGACAGAGCTGGAGTCCCAGG AGTGGGATGTTGTCATACGGCCTAGGACGGGAGAAGCCAAAACATAGCAAGGACATCGCCCGAATCACCTTTGATGTGTACAAGCAAAATCCTCGAGACCTCTTCGGCAGCCTCAACGTCAAAGCTACATTCTACGGGCTCTATTCCATGAGCTGTGACTTTCAAGGAATTGGACCCAAAAAAGTGCTCAG GGAGCTCCTTCGTTGGACTTCCTCACTGCTGCAAGGCCTGGGTCATATGCTGCTGGGAATTTCGTCTACCCTTCGCCACGTGGTGGAGGGTGCTGAGCGGTGGCAGTGGCACAAGCAGAGTCACCTCCACTCATAA
- the Dhrs1 gene encoding dehydrogenase/reductase SDR family member 1 isoform X1: protein MVASMKGQVCVVTGASRGIGRGIALQLCKAGATVYITGRHLDTLRATAQEAQSLGGRCVPVVCDSSQESEVKSLFEQVDREQHGQLDVLVNNAYAGVQAILNAGNKSFWEVPASIWDDINNVGLRGHYLCSVYGARLMVPAGKGLIVIVSSPGGMQHMFNVAYGVGKAACDKLAADCAHELRRHGVSYVSLWPGLVQTELVKEFMAKEEEVPGDSVFKKIKPVFSSAESPEMSGKCVVALATDPNILNLSGKVLPSCDLARRYGLRDIDGRPVQDYFSLGYALSHVSGLGWLTSYVPGFLRVPKWIVSLYTSKF, encoded by the exons ATGGTAGCATCTATGAAGGGCCAAGTGTGTGTGGTAACTGGTGCCTCCAGAGGCATTGGCCGCGGCATTGCCTTACAGCTCTGCAAAGCTGGTGCCACAGTTTACATCACTGGCCGCCATCTGGACACCCTTAGAGCTACTGCCCAGGAG GCACAGTCCCTCGGGGGCCGGTGTGTGCCAGTGGTGTGTGATTCAAGCCAGGAGAGCGAAGTGAAAAGCCTGTTTGAGCAAGTCGATCGGGAACAGCACGGGCAGCTAGATGTGCTGGTCAATAATGCCTATGCTGGTGTCCAG GCAATCCTGAACGCCGGCAATAAGTCGTTCTGGGAAGTGCCTGCCTCCATTTGGGATGATATAAACAACGTTGGACTCAG AGGCCACTACTTGTGCTCTGTGTATGGGGCACGGCTGATGGTCCCTGCTGGCAAAGGACTCATTGTGATTGTCTCCTCCCCTGGGGGCATGCAGCATATGTTCAATGTCGCTTACGGTGTGGGCAAAGCTGCG TGTGACAAGCTGGCTGCTGACTGTGCCCACGAGCTACGGCGTCATGGAGTCAGCTACGTATCTCTGTGGCCAGGGCTAGTGCAGACGGAACTGGTGAAGGAGTTTATggcaaaggaggaggaggttCCTGGGGATTCTGTATTTAAAAAG ATCAAACCAGTTTTCTCATCAGCAGAAAGCCCAGAAATGAGTGGCAAGTGTGTGGTGGCCTTGGCAACAG ACCCCAATATCCTGAACTTGAGTGGGAAGGTGCTGCCATCCTGTGACTTGGCTCGACGCTATGGCCTTCGGGATATAGATG GCCGCCCTGTCCAAGACTATTTTTCCTTGGGTTATGCCCTCTCACATGTCTCCGGCCTGGGATGGCTGACCTCCTATGTGCCTGGCTTCCTCCGTGTGCCCAAGTGGATTGTTTCCCTCTACACCAGCAAATTCTGA
- the Nop9 gene encoding nucleolar protein 9, producing the protein MGLGPRSAHKGRRPFVGAGRRGRAARGSGRPPPGRDERPRLPAAAAASRAEQAPEALPHLSPEALGYFRRALSALKVAPEAAEERELMVRNILKEVEAQALALATNRTGSEMLQELLGFSPLKPLCRVWAALRPNLRFVACHRCGVHVLQSALLQLPRLLRSPAEAEEEEEEDDEDEEEDGKHGPLQTLEELVLGLAAEVCDDFLFFCGDTHGSFVVRTLLQVLGGTLLESERARSRGSQSSETQRTSARECKHTDFEVPKTFLNRLQDLSACFLKDIAVFITDKISSFCLQVALQILHHRLPQHCAHLCDAVIDYLSSRNSSAGGSPLLLFLRDQTSSRLLEQVLLVLEPVRLQRLFEDHFQGQLLSLAAHPIANFPLQRLLDAVTSPELLSLVFEELSPALEAVLAQGHPGVVVALVEACRRVGTHQAQVLQLLMEAFHCAEPSSRQVACVPLFASLLAYEVYYELTEEEEEGAVPAEHQVEMATARALREVTVLGSLLLQHLLYFSNPGLVLRSLSALTGPQLLALAQSPAGSHVFDAVLTSPSVTHKQRRRVLKTLKGQYVALACSRHGSRVLDAIWSGAALGARKEIAAELGEQNQALIQDAFGHHVARNVALTTFLKRRETWEEQQSAVAKRRRVLNSILED; encoded by the exons ATGGGGCTGGGTCCGCGTTCGGCTCACAAGGGGCGGCGCCCGTTCGTGGGCGCCGGCCGACGAGGACGCGCGGCCCGGGGTTCTGGGCGTCCCCCTCCGGGCCGCGATGAGCGTCCCCGGctgccggcggcggcggcggcctcgCGTGCGGAGCAGGCCCCGGAGGCCCTCCCGCACCTGAGCCCGGAGGCGCTCGGGTATTTCCGACGGGCGCTGTCGGCGTTGAAAGTGGCTCCCGAAGCCGCGGAAGAGCGAG agttgatggTGCGCAATATTTTGAAGGAAGTGGAGGCTCAGGCCCTAGCCTTGGCCACGAACAGGACTGGTAGTGAAATGCTGCAGGAACTTTTGGGGTTCAGTCCTTTGAAACCTCTGTGTCGAGTGTGGGCTGCTCTGCGCCCCAACTTGCGCTTCGTGGCTTGTCATCGATGTGGGGTCCACGTTTTGCAAAGTGCTTTGCTGCAGCTGCCTCGGTTGCTGAGGAGTCCTGCAgaagcggaggaggaggaggaggaggatgacgaggatgaggaggaggatgggaagcATGGTCCCTTGCAGACTCTGGAGGAGCTAGTCCTGGGACTAGCCGCTGAGGTGTgtgatgattttcttttcttctgtggagACACGCATGGCAGCTTCGTGGTCAGAACTCTGCTGCAGGTGCTAGGAGGTACTCTTCTGGAGTCTGAGAGAGCCAGGTCCCGGGGTTCCCAGTCGTCTG AAACACAAAGGACCTCAGCTCGGGAATGTAAGCACACTGATTTTGAGGTTCCTAAAACTTTCCTGAATCGTCTTCAGGACCTGAGCGCCTGCTTTCTGAAGGACATTGCAG TATTTATCACTGACAAGATCTCCAGCTTTTGTCTTCAAGTGGCCTTACAGATCTTACACCACAGATTACCTCAGCATTGTGCCCATCTCTGTGATGCTGTAATTGATTACCTGAGTTCTCGGAATTCTTCAGCAGGTGGCAG CCCTCTACTCCTGTTTCTTCGGGATCAGACGAGCTCCAGGCTCCTGGAGCAGGTGCTGCTGGTGTTAGAGCCCGTGAGGCTCCAGCGCCTCTTTGAGGACCACTTCCAGGGCCAGCTACTCTCCTTGGCTGCGCACCCCATTGCTAACTTCCCTTTGCAGCGCTTACTGGATGCCGTCACTTCCCCTGAGCTG CTGTCCCTTGTGTTTGAGGAGCTGAGCCCTGCCTTGGAAGCTGTGCTGGCCCAGGGCCACCCAGGGGTAGTTGTCGCTCTGGTGGAAGCCTGCCGCAGGGTTGGGACTCACCAAGCCCAGGTCTTGCAGCTGTTAATGGAG GCGTTCCACTGTGCAGAGCCCTCATCCCGGCAAGTAGCCTGTGTGCCTCTCTTTGCCTCTTTGTTGGCTTATGAGGTATACTATGAACTgacggaggaggaggaagagggggcgGTGCCTGCAGAGCATCAG GTAGAGATGGCCACAGCCAGAGCTCTGAGGGAAGTGACAGTGCTTGGGTCTCTACTGCTCCAGCACTTGCTGTATTTCTCCAACCCTGGACTTGTACTCCGGAGTCTGAGCGCCTTGACAGGACCTCAGCTCCTGGCTCTGGCCCAAAGCCCTGCTGGCTCTCACGTATTTGATGCCGTCCTGACTAGCCCCTCTGTGACACACAAGCAGCGTCGTCGTGTGCTGAAGACCCTAAAG GGGCAGTATGTGGCTCTTGCCTGTAGCCGTCACGGCAGCCGTGTATTAGATGCCATCTGGAGTGGAGCAGCTTTGGGGGCTCGGAAGGAAATTGCTGCTGAGTTGG GAGAGCAGAACCAGGCGTTGATTCAGGATGCTTTTGGCCACCATGTGGCCCGAAATGTGGCCCTGACTACCTTCTTGAAGCGGCGAGAGACTTGGGAAGAGCAGCAGAGTGCTGTGGCCAAGCGGAGACGGGTATTGAACTCTATACTTGAAGACTGA
- the Dhrs1 gene encoding dehydrogenase/reductase SDR family member 1 isoform X2, which yields MVASMKGQVCVVTGASRGIGRGIALQLCKAGATVYITGRHLDTLRATAQEAQSLGGQCVPVVCDSSQESEVKSLFEQVDREQHGRLDVLVNNAYAGVQAILNAGNKSFWEVPASIWDDINNVGLRGHYLCSVYGARLMVPAGKGLIVIVSSPGGMQHMFNVAYGVGKAACDKLAADCAHELRRHGVSYVSLWPGLVQTELVKEFMAKEEEVPGDSVFKKIKPVFSSAESPEMSGKCVVALATDPNILNLSGKVLPSCDLARRYGLRDIDGRPVQDYFSLGYALSHVSGLGWLTSYVPGFLRVPKWIVSLYTSKF from the exons ATGGTAGCATCTATGAAGGGCCAAGTGTGTGTGGTAACTGGTGCCTCCAGAGGCATTGGCCGCGGCATTGCCTTACAGCTCTGCAAAGCTGGTGCCACAGTTTACATCACTGGCCGCCATCTGGACACCCTTAGAGCTACTGCCCAGGAG GCACAGTCCCTCGGGGGCCAGTGTGTGCCAGTGGTGTGTGATTCAAGCCAGGAGAGCGAAGTGAAAAGCCTGTTTGAGCAAGTCGATCGGGAACAGCACGGGCGGCTAGATGTGCTGGTCAATAATGCCTATGCTGGTGTCCAG GCAATCCTGAACGCCGGCAATAAGTCATTCTGGGAAGTGCCTGCCTCCATTTGGGATGATATAAACAACGTTGGACTCAG AGGCCACTACTTGTGCTCTGTGTATGGGGCACGGCTGATGGTCCCTGCTGGCAAAGGACTCATTGTGATTGTCTCCTCCCCTGGGGGCATGCAGCATATGTTCAATGTCGCTTACGGTGTGGGCAAAGCTGCG TGTGACAAGCTGGCTGCTGACTGTGCCCACGAGCTACGGCGTCATGGAGTCAGCTACGTATCTCTGTGGCCAGGGCTAGTGCAGACGGAACTGGTGAAGGAGTTTATggcaaaggaggaggaggttCCTGGGGATTCTGTATTTAAAAAG ATCAAACCAGTTTTCTCATCAGCAGAAAGCCCAGAAATGAGTGGCAAGTGTGTGGTGGCCTTGGCAACAG ACCCCAATATCCTGAACTTGAGTGGGAAGGTGCTGCCATCCTGTGACTTGGCTCGACGCTATGGCCTTCGGGATATAGATG GCCGCCCTGTCCAAGACTATTTTTCCTTGGGTTATGCCCTCTCACATGTCTCCGGCCTGGGATGGCTGACCTCCTATGTGCCTGGCTTCCTCCGTGTGCCCAAGTGGATTGTTTCCCTCTACACCAGCAAATTCTGA